The Zalophus californianus isolate mZalCal1 chromosome 7, mZalCal1.pri.v2, whole genome shotgun sequence genome includes a region encoding these proteins:
- the SRSF3 gene encoding serine/arginine-rich splicing factor 3 — protein MHRDSCPLDCKVYVGNLGNNGNKTELERAFGYYGPLRSVWVARNPPGFAFVEFEDPRDAADAVRELDGRTLCGCRVRVELSNGEKRSRNRGPPPSWGRRPRDDYRRRSPPPRRRSPRRRSFSRSRSRSLSRDRRRERSLSRERNHKPSRSFSRSRSRSRSNERK, from the exons ATGCATCGTGATTCCTGTCCATTGGACTGTAAGGTTTATGTAGGTAATCTTGGAAACAATGGTAACAAGACTGAATTGGAACgagcttttggctattatggaccaCTCCGAAGTGTGTGGGTTGCTAGAAACCCTCCCGGCtttgcttttgttgaatttgaagATCCCCGAGATGCAGCCGATGCTGTTCGAGAACTAGATGGGAG aaCATTATGTGGCTGTCGAGTAAGAGTGGAACTCTCGAATGGTGAAAAGAGAAGTCGAAATCGTGGCCCACCACCGTCTTGGGGTCGTCGCCCTCGAGATGATTATCGGAGAAGGAGTCCTCCACCTCGCCGCAG ATCTCCAAGACGGAGAAGCTTCTCCCGCAGCCGGAGCAG gtccCTTTCTAGAgataggaggagagagagatcacTGTCTCGGGAGAGAAATCACAAGCCTTCCCGATCCTTCTCTAGGTCTCGTAG ccgATCTAGgtcaaatgaaaggaaatag